The nucleotide sequence GTCGTGTCCACGGCGTCGACGTCGTATCCGTCGTGGGTCGCGGTCCCCGCCGCGAACGGGGCGCCCGACCGTGCCAGCGCGGACGCCCCCGCTTCGCCGAGGGTGAGGAAGGCAGTCGACGGTCCCCGCTCGCAAAGCGTGGCGGCCAACGTCTCGGGGTCGGCCGTCGTATCGACGAACGAGAGCGTCCGCAGGTCCTCCCGCGCCGCCGTCACCACGTCGACGTCCGCGAGGAGGTCGGTCACGACCCGCTCGAACGCACCGTCGGTCCACAGTTCCGGCCGGAAGTTGAGGTCGAGGACGACAGTCCGTCCGGCCGCGTGCGCCCGTTCGACCAAATCCACCGTCGCGGTCCGGGACGGCTCGCTCCCCAGGGTGACGCTCCCGACGTAGACGGCGTCGACGGCCCGTACGGTCTCCTCGGGGACGCCGTCGGGTTCGAGGCGGGTGTCGGCGGTCCCGTCCCGGTAGAAGGAAAAGGCCGCCTCCCCCGCCCCGTCGTCGACGAACGCGAGCGTCGTCTTCGCCGTCGGATCCCGTTCGACGAACCGGAGCGGGACGCCGTGGTCCTCGAGCGTTTCGACGAGGAAGTCGCCGAACGGGTCGGTGCCAACGCGGGTCCAGAACCAGGGCGCGTAACCGAGCCGTGCCAACCCGACGGCGACGTTGGCCGGGGCGCCGCCGGCCCGTCTGTCGAGCGTTTCGGCGTCCGCGAGCGATCCGCCTCCACGAGGCAGGAAGTCGACGAGCGTTTCCCCAGCGACCAGGAGTCCGGGATCGGTCATGCCGGCCGTACGAGCGCGAGCGCAAAAGTCTGCCTCCGTCGACGCGCCCCCCCCGTGCGAGGACGCCAGCCGAGGTTCGTCGATCGGTCGCCCGGAGGGGGCGCGCCGCGACGGACGATCGATCACCAGTCGGACCAGTCGTCGAAGGGCGTCCGGCCGACGTGTATCTCCTCGGCCTCGACGTCCTCGAGGGCTGCCGCACGGCCGCCGACTTCGATCAGTTCGTCCCCGGCGTCGACGGTCAACGCCGCACGCTCGTATCCGCCTTCGAGTGTCACCTCCACCACGCGCCCGGTGACCCTCCGATCGTCACCGGTTACGACGTCTCGTCCCCAGACGGCCGCGTATAAGTCGCCGCCGTCCGCGGCCTGCAGATCCTCGACACACCGGCGGATCGTTCCGTACTGCCGGGGGAACTCCGTGGTCGTGTTCGCCGTCGCGAGCGGCCGCCCCGACGTCCAGATGACCGTTTCGAGGAACGCGGAGACGAGAAACCCGAGATCCGAGCGGTTGAAGATGATTCCGTACCGGTCGCCGTCGTCGGCTAGGGCTTCGCGGGTCGTGTACACCGATCGCTCCCCGTCCGCGACGGCGACGATGGGCGTCGTCACACCCCGGCGCTCGCGGGTCGTCGACGCGAGTTCGGTGTAGGGAAACTCCGACGGGTCCGGCACGTCCGACGCGGGGGAGACGAGGAGTTCGGTGGCGATACCGGCCTCGCGTTGCTCGCGGAGGGTCGTCTCGAACTGCCCGACGAGTTCCGGCGACAGCGACGCTAAGAGTTCGTACTCCGCGGATTCGAGGATCTCGGAGAGATACCGGAGGATGGTCGATTTGGACTTGACCAGGCTGATCGCCTCCGTATCCCGTGCCGGTTCGGTGTACTGGCGCTGCAGGGCCGAGATGAGGTCGTCGAGCGCCGACCGAAACCCGGCTAGGGACTCCGTCGGGTCGACGGCAACGACCTGCATCGGCCGGGTCTCGTGAATCTCGACGAGCCCGTCCTCGGCCAGTGCCCGGGCGGTGTCGTAGACGCGGGATTGGGGGACGTCCGTCAGGTCGGCGATCTCCCCCGCCGAGAGCTTCCCGTGTTCCAGCACCGCCAAGTAGGTCTCGATTTCGTACTCGCCGAAATCGAAGCGGTCGTCGAGGCTGGTCAGCGACGACCGGAGTTCGTCCGATGGCATACCCGCCCGGTTCGACGCCCTCGCATAAGAGACTATGTCCCACACGCCGGCCGTCCGCGTTCGATGCATCTCGAGAAATTGGTTTTCACATCAGAGTAAATTTTATTTCACTGGGTCTGGTAGGTGGTGGCATGACAGCGACGACGACGAGCTACGACCACGCGCTCTACATCGACGGCGACTGGGTCGACGGGGGAGGGTCTCTCACCGTCGACGACTTGGCCGACGGTGGGACGTTCGCTCGGGTGGCCGCCGCCACCGAGCGAGAGGCGGAGCGGGCCCTGGCCGCCGCCCAACGGGCCCAAGAGCCGATGGCCGACGCCACCGTGGTCGAACGGGCCCGCTGGCTCGAGGCCATCGCGGAAGCGATCGAAGCGGAGTCCGAGACGTTGACGCAGACTATCGTCCACGAGGCGGGCAAACCCGTTGCTAGCGCCCGGAGCGAGGTGGCGGCGGCCGCCGAGCGGTTCCGGCGGGCCGTCGCCGAGGCACGTGACCTCCAGGGCGAGTATCTGGAGGGGACGACGGCCGGCCACGAGGGGTGGAACGCCGTCGTTCAGCCACGTCCCGTCGGCACCGTCGCCTGTATCGCCCCCTACAACTACCCCCTGGCGACGGTGGCGCTCCAGGTGGCGCCGGCGCTCGCGGCGGGCAACAGCGTCGTCCTCAAGCCCTCCTCGAAGACGCCGGTCTGCTCGGCGATACTGGCTCGCCTCGTCCACGAGGTGACGGACGTGCCGGACGGTGGCTTCAACGTCGTCCCCGGCCGATCGTCGACCATCGGGGACTACATCGCGGGCGACGACAGGGTCGACGCCATCGCCATGACGGGGTCGTCGGACGCCGGAAAGCACATCGCGCGCGAGAGCGGCCTCGTGAGGCTCCACATGGAACTCGGGGGGAACGCCCCGGCCATCGTCTTCCCGGACGCCGACCTGGCTGCCACCGC is from Haloplanus salinarum and encodes:
- a CDS encoding carbohydrate kinase family protein encodes the protein MTDPGLLVAGETLVDFLPRGGGSLADAETLDRRAGGAPANVAVGLARLGYAPWFWTRVGTDPFGDFLVETLEDHGVPLRFVERDPTAKTTLAFVDDGAGEAAFSFYRDGTADTRLEPDGVPEETVRAVDAVYVGSVTLGSEPSRTATVDLVERAHAAGRTVVLDLNFRPELWTDGAFERVVTDLLADVDVVTAAREDLRTLSFVDTTADPETLAATLCERGPSTAFLTLGEAGASALARSGAPFAAGTATHDGYDVDAVDTTGAGDAFTAGMLASLAEGTRDLSATLSFANAVAAASTTATGAMAALPTRTDVRSVGGDGT
- the trmB gene encoding HTH-type sugar sensing transcriptional regulator TrmB; protein product: MPSDELRSSLTSLDDRFDFGEYEIETYLAVLEHGKLSAGEIADLTDVPQSRVYDTARALAEDGLVEIHETRPMQVVAVDPTESLAGFRSALDDLISALQRQYTEPARDTEAISLVKSKSTILRYLSEILESAEYELLASLSPELVGQFETTLREQREAGIATELLVSPASDVPDPSEFPYTELASTTRERRGVTTPIVAVADGERSVYTTREALADDGDRYGIIFNRSDLGFLVSAFLETVIWTSGRPLATANTTTEFPRQYGTIRRCVEDLQAADGGDLYAAVWGRDVVTGDDRRVTGRVVEVTLEGGYERAALTVDAGDELIEVGGRAAALEDVEAEEIHVGRTPFDDWSDW
- a CDS encoding aldehyde dehydrogenase family protein, giving the protein MTATTTSYDHALYIDGDWVDGGGSLTVDDLADGGTFARVAAATEREAERALAAAQRAQEPMADATVVERARWLEAIAEAIEAESETLTQTIVHEAGKPVASARSEVAAAAERFRRAVAEARDLQGEYLEGTTAGHEGWNAVVQPRPVGTVACIAPYNYPLATVALQVAPALAAGNSVVLKPSSKTPVCSAILARLVHEVTDVPDGGFNVVPGRSSTIGDYIAGDDRVDAIAMTGSSDAGKHIARESGLVRLHMELGGNAPAIVFPDADLAATADACAKGAFKFAGQRCSAVGRILAHEAVHDDLVDRLVARLDEWQPGPLFDESTAVGPLISESQAEWVAELVDDAVDRGATLVAGGDRDGRWFDPTVLSNVPKDARILHEEQFGPVAAIAEVESEAEALALANADDLGLDAAVFTDDHDRAMRVAEAVEAGAVRINGAPSHGLGDIPFGGVGDSGIGREGLGHTVEEFVTSKSIVL